In Flammeovirgaceae bacterium, the sequence TATCCTGGTATTGTAATCCATAATTACGCATGCGCTCGGTGGTGCGAATGCGTTCAATGGCTCCGGGCCTAATGTCATTTATCAGCAGTTGCTGGTGCAATTCGGTTTCAAATTTCAATTCATTGGTTTGCCGGTCGTGCCAGTTTACTTTTGATACCATGCTCAGGTAGCTCAAATACATTTTGCCGTTGACCTCGCGGAAGTCGATGGTTTTGCGTAATCCGGCAAAGCGACCGATAAGATTTTTCTTTTTACCCACCGGTTCATTGGAAGAACCGGTTTCATATTCAAGGTGTACAACTGCGTACGTACGCTTATCGATAAAAATTTTAAGCATATATTGTTCGCGGTGTGCGATAACAAATATTTCATGACCATTATAATACGAATCGGGCTCGCGGGTCATGCCGGCAAACATCTCCTCGCGGGCTTCAATTTGCCGGTAGCGGATGTTGTTGTGGAGCAACAAATCTTCCAGCAGATTATCCTGATCAAAAAAAGTGGTAAAGCGACTTTCATAACCGATGCTTTTACGCACTTCCACCAACTTTACCCGTTCGCGTAATTTGTACTTGTTGCGCGGTTCGGCATAATCTTCGTCATAAATCTGCACAGCAGCCTCCAGCAGCGATATATACGTACCGGCTACTTTTTTTACATCGCGATAGAAACCTTCCAGTAAAAACGAAGTCATCGGATAATTCATTTCAATCCGGCTTAGTGCAATCCGTAAGATATCACCTCCTGCAAGCGAATCGCGCACCACAACTTCATTAAGCACAGTAGTGGACCGGTTAAGTTCAACAACAAGGGGCTTATCGGTAACCGACCACACCGGGGTTTCAAAATTGTAATACCCCAGCATGCTGATAACCAGTATTTCATTGCGGTACTCAACCGGAATATGGAAATCGAACTCTCCCTGCAGGTTACTGATGGTACCCACCGATTTACCCCGGATACCGATGGTAGCAAAAGGCAACGTCTCACCGCTTTCACGGTCGCTGATTTTACCGGAAATGGTAATCTTTTGTGCAGCACCCGGCACACAAAACACCAACAATACCCCGATGATTAGCGAAATCCTCATTTGCTGAACTTTAAAATTGGGTATTCATTTCCGTGTTTCAAACAACAGGTAAGGTTATCGGTGTTTTTTGCTGTTTACCGATGAAAGGCAAAGTTTAAACGCGTTTATCTTCTTTGATGTAACTTTAACGGACAAATTATCGGCCCTTGATCAATTTTGACAAAATACCGCGCATCTGGAAAAAGGCTTACCTGCTGCTTTGCCTGTGGTATTTCATTAATTTCTCAGTCAGTGCCATCATCGAATACCAACTGGAAACGCCCTTCATGTATGTTTTCTGGAATACCTTGTACCTTTTCGAAGCCCTTTGCGTGTTCATTGCCCTCATTCTGTTGTATTCGCATTTTCTTTTCCGGTACAAAATTGTAATTCAGGTTGCCGGTCATGTTGCAGGGGCGATGATTTTTTTTCTGATTATGGGGTCCTTCAGTTATTACCTGGAAGATTACATTGAAGGGTACGTGTACTTCGATAACTGGAAAGATCACATGGTGGGGCTGCTGCGCTGGGAAGGATTACATTTTCAAAATCAGTATGTAATAACCGCAGCCGTATATTACATTATCCGGTACTTTGAACGGATGCAGAAACGCGAACAGGAAAAAGGCGAGCTGGCC encodes:
- a CDS encoding carboxypeptidase-like regulatory domain-containing protein codes for the protein MRISLIIGVLLVFCVPGAAQKITISGKISDRESGETLPFATIGIRGKSVGTISNLQGEFDFHIPVEYRNEILVISMLGYYNFETPVWSVTDKPLVVELNRSTTVLNEVVVRDSLAGGDILRIALSRIEMNYPMTSFLLEGFYRDVKKVAGTYISLLEAAVQIYDEDYAEPRNKYKLRERVKLVEVRKSIGYESRFTTFFDQDNLLEDLLLHNNIRYRQIEAREEMFAGMTREPDSYYNGHEIFVIAHREQYMLKIFIDKRTYAVVHLEYETGSSNEPVGKKKNLIGRFAGLRKTIDFREVNGKMYLSYLSMVSKVNWHDRQTNELKFETELHQQLLINDIRPGAIERIRTTERMRNYGLQYQDKPYNKEFWDNYNLIKDSPLDKQILEDLEKAGPLHKQFEGRH